The DNA segment CTTTGTTTTTAATCAACATTGCCTCTTTTAAAGTGAATAATTTCAACTCTACAAATGGAATTGCAAGCGTGCACTTGTGTGTGTTTATGACTTTCATGAATAAGACAAGGCCGTCACTTGCAAATACCAACAACTAATGGATCTTTCAAAcaatatcaaattaaaaaaggCACATAATTGAAAAAGATGCATTCGTGTGGttatagagaaaatacaatGAATGCCGGTAAGTAAGGACCTGGTTGGAGGGAGACATTGTTTGGACATATCTGAGATGGTGATGAAGCATCCATATCTCAATTATACTGCAACATACTTTTTAAAACGAGGTTGAGAATCCCCTTGTTTCTTCAACCCTGTTATATATACTACCATCATTGCCAAACCATGAAGCCAAATTGAAATTGTTTGACTGATCGGTAATTCAATACTTTGGCTTTTGTCTTCTCTCATCACAGAAGGAAGATGGATGCCTCTGCTTTGAACCGAAGAAACTCTCAACATGTTCGTTCAAAGAGTGAGCCTTCAAATCCACACCCAATCATCAGCCAAGTTGATGAGCAACTGAGAAGATTAATGGATTCTGAAGCCATATCTTCTCCATCATCTTCACTATGCCACAAACTTGTTGCCCTTCAAGATTTGCACGATTCCGTATTGCTTATTTTGCCTCTTTCCCAACAAGCTCTGGTCCAAGTGAGTGACAAGAAAGTGTTGAATGACTTACTAGAAGGATCTCTCAGACTGCTGGATTTGTGTGACACAGCTAAGAATGCCTTGTTGCAAACAAGAGAATGCACACATGAATTAGAGTCGGTTTTGCGTAGAAGGAGAAGTGAAATTGGTACTTCTAGTTcacttaaaaaatgtttaagttCCAGGAAGATGATAAAGAAAGCAATCCACGAAGTCTTGAAGGGAATGGAAAGCAAACAATTCAACAAAGATAATGGAAGTTTCTACTTTGTCAACCAGATAAAAGAGGTTGAAGCAGTCACATACCACAGCATAGTATCCTTATTGTCCTTTATAGCAGGACCAAAGTTGCCAGCGAAATGGAGATGCTGGTCTTCAGTTTCCAAGCTTGTGCAATCCAAAAAAGTAGCCTGTGTAAGCGAAGAAACAAACATAAGTGTTGTAGAAAGATTGGATTTGACATTAAGTTCAATTACCAATCACCAAACTGACAAGGACTTCCAAATTCAAGTTGAGGACATGCAGAAGTTGCTGAGGGATTGTGGAGCAAGCATTAAGGAAATTGAAGAAGAACTTGAGGGTCTTTATAGGTTCATAATCAAAACCAGAGTTTCCCTTCTCAATATCTTCAACTACTAAATGCGAAACGTTCGACATGTCCACCACGCTTGGCaatcacaaattttgaaaagagcTAAACAACCTGAGGATGTTTGTGCTCGAATGAATATGCATAAAAATGTATATACGATACTCTATTTTTAGTGTAATGAAAAGCCTCTCACAACACAGCTAAAATCTGAGTTTTGTCCATTCTTCTTCCACAATATAAAGGAGCAGCAATAATCCATATCACTTTTTTTGCATTTGAAACTGCAATCATTTTCATATCCAACACCGATCTGGGGGGAGAAATACACTAATCTAGGGGTAAACACAAGCACAATAGAAGAAGTAGAGCCAATTACCTCTAGAGGCCATTGAATGACTAAGGCTCATAACTTGATAAATAAGATTTTAGAAAAAACTTCCATTTCTTGTAATTTGATTTATTCAATCTTTTATagcatgaaaatataaaattacttATCACTGAATTCAAGTCCAATTCACTAGCAGAATTGGATCTCTTTTATTATCTTCCTGGttcaaagtttttaaaattcaaatctgAAAAGTATTCAAAGTTTCATTTCCAAATAATGAAACCTTCATAACTTTCAGGATCTACATCATCTTCAAAGGTTTAATTCTCTAATACCAGTTATAAGAAAAATTAGCAATCAGACTATAAATAAAGTAAacagaaaataataattagagTATTGGCCTCTGTTCCCAGAGCAAGCTAAGAAATCTAATTAAAGCTGAAATTTTTATAAGACTGAGATAACTACAAGTAATAAAAGGATATAATACAGATTAAGTTAATAAGAAACAAAATAGTTGAGGATAAAATCTTGCCTGTGCCTTCTAATCATTCAAGAAATATCATTACTACATCTTTTCTACATTGATCGTGTTCAGGACAAGTAGAATCTTTAATCTGAAAGCAAATTGCTACCATACCATTCAAATGTGGGAATCAATTGCTTCTTTGGGTAACTAAAGCAAGTCTAAAAGAAGGCAAGAACATGAGCAACTGGACGAAAACCTCATTATGAAGCTGGAAACTTGGGAAAACTGTCCTCTTGGTTCCAAAATTTCTGATCATTCAAAAGTAAATGATTCAAACAGCATAATGACTTGAACTAGTCAGGTTGTTGGTTATCTCATATCAATTGCGAAAGAAATTATAACCTCATCTCTTGACTTAGCTTTTACAATTAGAAGACCCTTTTGAcaccaatatatatattattagagGTAGTAGTTTTTTTGGGAACTAAACAATTTGGGATGAGGTCATACATCAAGAAGACTGTCTTATAAGTCAAGGGAAAGCTTTTCCACTTAAACTATGAAGAGCACTGAAAGATCTATCAGGAAGTTCATTTTGAATTGTGTGTTTATTGAGAAGGAATGAGGAAACAGCAGCATATTATATAATTCGTTTACTACCTAACATTGATGCCTGAAAGTTGTAGAAGACATGCGTGGTGTGCAGAAGAGCTACATGCATGGTTTACAAAGAATATGATAAAAGGATAGCCAGCCTTGAACTTGGTGGAAGGGAGACATAGCAGGAACATTGCTGAGATGGTGTTTCAGGTCCAAATTACAATCACATGGCTTCTGGAACTTATTTAATTTCTTGAGCATTTTAAAAATGAGGTATAGGTTTCAACTGTTTCCTTGGCCTCGGTTATATATAAGGATCCCTAAACGCCAGAAAATGATCATAAACTTAACCTATTCAACAGCTTTGCAATTCAAAATCTAGGCCTTTTTTCTTCTCAAAAAATTCCAATCAAGAAAAAAAGATGGATGCCTCGGCCTTGAACCCAAGAAACTCTCTTCATATCCGCTCAAACAGTTTGCCCTCAAAGCCACACCCGCTCGTCGAACAAGTTGATGAGCAATTGTGTAGATTGAAGGAGGCCTCAGAAGCTACATCATCTTCCTCATTTGAATTATGCCATAAACTAAATAGCCTTCAAGATTTGCATGATTGTGTTGATAGGCTGCTTCTGCTGCCTCTCACCCAACATGTTCTTGTTGACGAGAGTGATAAGAAATGGTTCAATGATTTACTTGAAGGATCTGTAAGACTCTTAGATTTGTGTGACATAGCTAAGGATGCATTGTTGCAGACAAAAGAATGTGTCCATGAACTAGAGTCAGTCTTGCGCAGAGGAAGGGGAGGAAAAATGTTCATAGAAAGTGAGCTTCAGAAATGCTTAAATTCTAGGAAGTTGATAAAGAAAACAATCTATAAAGCCTTGAACACAGTTGAAACCAAAAATTGTGAGAAAAATCAAGCCACTCCAGCTATTGTTAGTTTGTTAAAACAGGTAGAAACCGTCAGTTACAACATTGTCGAATCCTTAATGTCTTTCCTAGCAGGACCCAAGTTTCCATCAAATTCAAGCCGTTGGTCTTTGGTTGCCAAGCTTGTGCAACCCAAAAGGGTTGCCTGTGAAGTTGAAGAAACAAACAGAAATGAAGTGGCACTGGTTGATGCTGCATTACATTCGATTGCCAGtcaaaaaacaaagaaatccaATTTCCTTGTTCAGGATGACAATTTGCAGAGCTCATTGAAGATGTTTAGTTCAAACATTCAAGAAGTTGAAGGTGATCTTGAGGCTCTATACAGGCGCCTTATTAAATCTAGAGTCTCACTTCTTAACATCTTGAACTACTAAGCCAAAAATTTCAGATAGTAGTATCATGGCCAATCCCATGAAAATCCATTTTTGTAGACTGTAAAGAACGCAGTAAATATACAAACTTTATTCAATGACTTCTGGCATAATCTTCTTGATTATTGGTTTCTTACTTTCGCACAACAATAGTATCAATTTGCAATAACCATATTTCTGCTCATCAAACCGTAATAACTTTAATTGTTCCATTAATCAGACAAGATGAACTGATGGAAGAAAAATAACGATAAGATAAATCACAAAAATAGTGATCATCGAGTAACTTTTTTCTATGGCTTACGTTCTAGTGTAATCATAATTTGAACGGTCAAGTAAGGATGCAAATCAAGTACCTTCAATTTGATATATTGCCAGCTAATAAGATTCTAATTGTCTCAACCGTGGCATGAAAGATTCGCATAGTAGTTGACTTCATATGCCTCGAGCAAAAATGATATGCAGACTGTCTCTAACCTTCATGACAATTTGATCTAAtaatttgtataataatataGAGAGCAATCAGTTCTGGATATTGCCACATCTTGCAGAATAAACAATCCAACAAATGTAGATTAGCAAATcaagttttcttttttaggaGTACCCAACAAAAACAATGCAGtatatttagttttaaatacaAATATGATCCTGCAAGTGAATTGATTTCATAGAGCTCTTTTACATAAAGGGAGTTTACTCGGGAGCATGGACAATGGTGTCATTGTGTTGAGTAGATTAACCAGAATGAAGTTTAGGCCCTTCTGAAATCAAACAAGTCTGCTGTTATGATCTGATTCCTGCTTAAAATATAGAAGAAAATGATATATGGCCACGGGGATATGACCTTATGTTAATAATGTAGAGGTggtatcttttaattttttaatctctctctctctctctctctcatcaaGACAACTCGTGGGCTTCATATTTTAATGAAGTGGCTTGACAAACTATATAAGGAAGATCCATGTGAAAAATAAGGATATGATTATTGACCTTTCAAGTTTATAATTTATGAGGTGATAATGAAGAAAGAAGATTCCTCAAGCTTCTCATACGTGTGCAGGTTCGGAGGAACCTTCTTGTCTGAACCATAAGATGTTAAACTATATATATGAGTTGGGATGTTGGGTGTAGACTGGGGATCATGAAACATTGCTTGGACAAACTGTGTTTTTATCAATATTGCCTCTTAAAAAGCTTATAATCTCTCAAGTATACAAAAATTTGAATGCATAAATGAAATCGAGAAAGtgaatttaataaattagtttttccTGACACTTCATGATTCTGAATATGATCCAGATTCTGCATAATCTACTTTCATCCATGTTAAATCATCGATTGACCCAAAGGCTTAAGGTCATGGGTGATGGAaactttaatattatattaacaGTCTAACGCTCTCCCCCACCTGGGCTTGAAATATGTAGAAGACCCAAAAACTTAAGCTAATagatgaaggtaaatttaatattataccAACATTCTAACAATCCATAATGGGATGAAATGGAAAACTAAAAAGCTTACATGATAAGTAAGATCTGTCCATAGTTACTCATTCCCCTGGGGTCAAAAGTGAATAGCAACAGCAAAAAGATAACAATAAGAATACAGCAAAGAAAACCtatttttttgttcatatatgtgtgtatatggTTTACGTGTGCATTCTTGTCTGTGCATTTTGTTACTTTCATGCATAAGACAGACTGTCTTGATTGCATTGCTTTCTTGCAATTTGCAACAAACTAATGGAGCTATCAAACAGtatcaaattaaaaaaggaatataattaaataagatgcattcgtgtggttatagagaaaaaaacAAAGGATGCCAGTGAGTAGGGACCTGTTGGAGGGACACATAGTTTGGACAATAGCTGAGACGGTGATGAAGATCCATATCTCAATTATGGTATGGTGTACTCTTTAAAATGAGGTTAATATTCCCCTTGTTTCTTCAACCTTGTTATATATACTACCTTCATTGCCAAAAGATGAAACCAAACTGAAATTGCTTAGACTGATTGGTAATTAAATTGTTAGGCCTTTGTCTTCTCTAATCAAAGAAGGAAGATGGATACCTCAACTTTGAACCCAAGAAACTCTCAGCATGTTCGTTCAAAGAGTGAGCCCTCAAATCCACACCCAATCATCAGCCAAGTTGATGAGCAATTGAGAAGATTAAGGGATTCTGAAGCCACATCTTCTTCTTTATGCCATAGACTTGGTGCCCTTCAAGATTTGTACGATTGTGTTGATAAGTTGCTTGGTTTGCCTAACTCCCAACAAGCTTTGGCCCAAGGGACTGATAAGGAAGTGTTAGATGACTTACTAGAAGGATCTCTTATGCTGCTGGATTTGTGCGATACAGCTAAGAATGGCTTGTTGCAAACCAGAGAATGCACACATGAACTAGAGTCAATCCTGCGTCGAAAGAGAGGTGAAATTTGTACTTCTAGTTCACTTCAGAAATCAAGGAAGATGATAAAGAAAACAATCCACAAAGCCTTGAAAGGAATGGAAGGTGAACATTTCCGCAAAGTTTATGGGAGCTTGACCATTGTCAACTTGATAAAAGAGGTTGAAGCAACCACATACGACAGTATGGCATCCTTATTGTCCTTTATAGCAGGGCCGAAGTTGCCGTCAAAATGGAGCTGCTGGTCTTCGGTTTCCAATTTTGTGCAACCCAGAAGAGTAGCCTGCATAAGTGAAGAAACAGACGTTAGTGTAGTAGAAAGATTGGACTTGGCATTAAGGTCAGCtaccaatcaccaaaccaacaAAGAATTCCACACTCAAGATGAAGACATGCAGAACTTGCTGAGGGAGTGCGGGGCATGCATTAAAGAAGTTGAAGAAGAGCTTGAGGGTCTTTATaggtttataattaaaacaagagTGTCACTTCTCAACATCTTCAACAACTAAACAAATTCATGTAGAACACCTATTATTTTCGTTCTTCAATGAATACACATATATTTACACACATATGATACTCTATTTTTGGTTTATTGAAGAGCCTTTTACAAGAATTCAACTTTTGTCCAGTATTTTACCATTATATAAAGAAGCAACAATTGTCCATATCAGTTTTCTAGCACTTGATACTGCAGTTATTTTCATATACAACATTCCATTTGAAGGGAGAGGTTTACTAATCTAGGGGCAAAAgcaataataaaagaaaaacacaactgattatcttttgattttttttgaaatggaaaGAGGCCTCttcattgatatatatatatatatatatatactttcatagagaaaaaatgaaagaatacacgg comes from the Benincasa hispida cultivar B227 chromosome 5, ASM972705v1, whole genome shotgun sequence genome and includes:
- the LOC120077387 gene encoding uncharacterized protein LOC120077387, giving the protein MDASALNRRNSQHVRSKSEPSNPHPIISQVDEQLRRLMDSEAISSPSSSLCHKLVALQDLHDSVLLILPLSQQALVQVSDKKVLNDLLEGSLRLLDLCDTAKNALLQTRECTHELESVLRRRRSEIGTSSSLKKCLSSRKMIKKAIHEVLKGMESKQFNKDNGSFYFVNQIKEVEAVTYHSIVSLLSFIAGPKLPAKWRCWSSVSKLVQSKKVACVSEETNISVVERLDLTLSSITNHQTDKDFQIQVEDMQKLLRDCGASIKEIEEELEGLYRFIIKTRVSLLNIFNY
- the LOC120078741 gene encoding uncharacterized protein LOC120078741; this encodes MDASALNPRNSLHIRSNSLPSKPHPLVEQVDEQLCRLKEASEATSSSSFELCHKLNSLQDLHDCVDRLLLLPLTQHVLVDESDKKWFNDLLEGSVRLLDLCDIAKDALLQTKECVHELESVLRRGRGGKMFIESELQKCLNSRKLIKKTIYKALNTVETKNCEKNQATPAIVSLLKQVETVSYNIVESLMSFLAGPKFPSNSSRWSLVAKLVQPKRVACEVEETNRNEVALVDAALHSIASQKTKKSNFLVQDDNLQSSLKMFSSNIQEVEGDLEALYRRLIKSRVSLLNILNY
- the LOC120078742 gene encoding uncharacterized protein LOC120078742 — protein: MDTSTLNPRNSQHVRSKSEPSNPHPIISQVDEQLRRLRDSEATSSSLCHRLGALQDLYDCVDKLLGLPNSQQALAQGTDKEVLDDLLEGSLMLLDLCDTAKNGLLQTRECTHELESILRRKRGEICTSSSLQKSRKMIKKTIHKALKGMEGEHFRKVYGSLTIVNLIKEVEATTYDSMASLLSFIAGPKLPSKWSCWSSVSNFVQPRRVACISEETDVSVVERLDLALRSATNHQTNKEFHTQDEDMQNLLRECGACIKEVEEELEGLYRFIIKTRVSLLNIFNN